GCCGCCCCGGCAAAGCCTACTACCTGAACGAAGGCCAAGCGCTGGTCATCTGCGCCCTGTCCCGCACCCCGCAAGCCGCCCTGGTGCGCCGGCAGATCATCGAGGTGTTCTTGGCTTACCGGCGGGCAAGCTCGCCTCGCCCGAGGGGGCCGCTCTGGCTGCCTTGCTGCCGAGGTAGGCCGGCTGGCCGCGGTGGTGGGGAGCTGGTGGCGGGTGCGCCAAGCCCGTCCAGATCGCCGAGGAGAAGCCGAAGGTGCTGACCGGGAGCAAGGTCCGCATCCGCGCGACCGAGCCGGGCGACCTGCTGTACGGCATGAAGGCGATTGCCAACGCGCTGAAGATCACGAAGCGGCAGGCGTACCACCTCCACCAAGAGGGCCGCATCCCGACCATCAAGATCGGCCCGAGGCGGATCGGCGCCCGGCGCAACGAGCTGTCGGCTTGGCTGGCCGGGCAGGAGGTGATCAATGCTTGAGTCATTATCCCGCCGCTCCATC
The window above is part of the Azospirillum sp. TSH58 genome. Proteins encoded here:
- a CDS encoding AlpA family transcriptional regulator translates to MLTGSKVRIRATEPGDLLYGMKAIANALKITKRQAYHLHQEGRIPTIKIGPRRIGARRNELSAWLAGQEVINA